The following coding sequences are from one Salvia hispanica cultivar TCC Black 2014 chromosome 3, UniMelb_Shisp_WGS_1.0, whole genome shotgun sequence window:
- the LOC125212704 gene encoding ferruginol synthase-like yields the protein MELSTLAIALLSIALTYYFLISPKRRSGGKLPPGPRPLPVVGNIFQLGTKPHQSLAQLAKTHGPLMSLHFGSVYTVIVTSPEMAREIFVKHDTDFLNRTVVEAVHAHDHDSISMAFMDVGSEWRALRRICKEQIFSVKSLETSQVLRQEKLQQLRSYVQRCSEGGRVVDIREASFVTTLNLMSATLFSIQATEFDSTATEEFREIMEGVASIVGDPNFADYFPILKRFDPQGVKRKAELYFGKMLVLVEDLLKKRQEERRRDPAYVKKNDLLEKLVDVLNEESEYKLTTKHITHLLLDLFVGGSETTTTSVEWIMSELLINPEKLEKLKEELRRVVGEKNQVQESDIPRLPYFEAVMKEVFRLHPPGPLLLPRKAERDVQVGGYTIPKDTQILVNAWAIGRDPSIWPNPEAFEPERFLSMKMDYKGQDFELIPFGSGKRICPGLSFANRMLPMMVATLIHNFNWKLEVEANAQDVHKGEMFGIAVRRAVPLKAYPHSH from the exons ATGGAGTTGTCCACTCTTGCCATTGCCCTCCTCTCCATCGCCCTAACTTACTACTTCCTCATCTCCCCGAAACGCCGCAGCGGAGGCAAGCTCCCCCCGGGCCCCCGCCCCCTCCCGGTGGTGGGAAACATCTTCCAGCTCGGCACGAAGCCTCACCAGTCCCTGGCCCAGCTGGCCAAGACCCACGGCCCCCTCATGTCCCTCCACTTCGGCAGCGTCTACACCGTCATCGTCACCTCCCCGGAGATGGCGCGTGAGATCTTCGTGAAGCACGACACCGACTTCCTCAACCGCACCGTGGTCGAGGCCGTCCACGCCCACGACCACGACTCCATCTCCATGGCCTTCATGGACGTCGGCTCCGAGTGGCGCGCCCTCCGCCGCATCTGCAAGGAACAAATCTTCTCCGTCAAGAGCCTCGAGACCAGCCAG GTCCTCCGCCAGGAGAAGCTGCAGCAGCTCCGCAGCTACGTGCAGCGGTGCAGCGAGGGAGGGAGGGTGGTGGACATCCGTGAGGCCTCGTTTGTCACCACGCTCAACCTCATGTCCGCCACGCTCTTCTCCATCCAGGCCACCGAGTTCGACTCCACCGCCACCGAGGAGTTCCGCGAAATCATGGAGGGAGTCGCCAGCATCGTTGGCGATCCCAACTTCGCCGACTATTTCCCCATTCTCAAGCGGTTTGACCCGCAGGGAGTCAAGCGGAAGGCGGAGCTCTACTTCGGGAAGATGCTCGTGCTCGTGGAGGACTTGCTCAAGAAGCGGCAGGAGGAGCGCCGCCGTGACCCGGCGTATGTGAAGAAGAATGATTTGTTGGAGAAGTTGGTTGATGTTTTGAATGAGGAAAGTGAATACAAGTTGACCACCAAACACATCACTCATTTGCTATTG GACTTGTTTGTTGGAGGATCGGAGACGACAACGACCTCGGTAGAGTGGATCATGTCGGAGCTTCTCATCAACCCGGAGAAACTCGAGAAGTTGAAAGAGGAGCTTCGGAGAGTGGTGGGGGAGAAGAATCAAGTCCAGGAATCGGACATACCACGTCTCCCATATTTTGAGGCCGTGATGAAGGAAGTCTTCCGTCTCCACCCGCCCGGCCCTCTCTTGCTTCCACGCAAGGCGGAGCGGGATGTGCAAGTCGGGGGCTACACCATCCCTAAAGACACACAGATACTGGTCAACGCGTGGGCTATTGGGAGAGACCCGAGTATTTGGCCGAACCCCGAGGCTTTCGAGCCCGAGAGATTCCTATCCATGAAAATGGACTATAAAGGGCAGGATTTTGAACTCATCCCGTTCGGATCCGGGAAAAGAATTTGCCCTGGTTTGTCGTTCGCGAACCGGATGCTCCCGATGATGGTGGCAACATTGATTCACAACTTCAATTGGAAACTTGAGGTTGAGGCCAATGCACAAGATGTGCACAAAGGAGAGATGTTTGGCATTGCAGTGCGCAGGGCAGTTCCACTCAAGGCTTATCCCCATAGCCATTGA